The Rhizobium rhizogenes sequence TTGCCGAAAACGTTGCCTTCGGTCTCGAGATGCGAGGCATCTCGAAGGCCGACCGGGAAGGGCGGGTAAAGCAGGCGCTCGATCTCGTTCAGCTGCACGCCTTCGGAGACCGGCTGCCGGTGCAGCTTTCCGGCGGCCAGCAGCAGCGTGTGGCGCTGGCGCGTGCCCTGGTGATCGAGCCTTCGATGCTACTCCTCGACGAGCCGCTCGGTGCGCTCGACAAGGGCCTGAGGGAAAGCATGCAGGTCGAAATCCGCAGCCTGCAGCAGCGGCTTGGCCTCACCACCATCATGGTAACCCACGATCAGGACGAGGCCCTGACCATGGCGGACCAGATCGCCGTAATGCGGGATGGTAATCTCGAGCAGATCGCACCGGCCGGCGAAATCTACCAGAAGCCGCTGACACGCTTCGTCGCCGGTTTCATCGGCGCCTCGAATTTCTTCGAGGCGACGGTGGAGGAACGTCGCGGCCGATCCGCGCGGCTGGTGACCGGTTCCGGCGTTCGGCTCGATGTGGATGATATGGGTGCCGTGCAGGGCGACAAGGTCGTCGTCACTGTTCGACCCGAGGCCGTTTCGGTTTCGCCTCTTGCGACCGATTCCGCTGAAAGCCCCGGCAATTCCACCACGGCGCGGGTGGAGCAGGTCGTCTATCGCGGTTTCATGCTGCATTATTATCTGCGTCTCGACAATGGTGAGCCGATGATCGCTTACCGGCAGACCCAGACGGAAGGTTTCACCAATGCCGTCAGCGCCGCTGGCGACCGGGTGAGACTGAGCTGGACGAGCGACAGCAACCACGTGATCCAGCTGAATTGATGGTTTTATGGCCGGGACGCTCACGCGGCCCGGCTTGCGGCGGACGCAAATCCGCATCGTAATTGCATAGCCGGCAAAGTGACGGCACCGCGCCTTGAGATGGAACGCGGTGCCGTGATTTTTGGTGCATCGGGATGTGAGGTGTGCCCCGCTTCAGTCGACCACTTCGCGCGCCGGCACGACACTGCCGCCGCAGGCTTCCACTTCGCTGCGCACCGTGCGCGCAAGCTCCAGTGAACCGGGCGTATCGCTGTGAACGAGGATCGACCGGGCGCGAACGGGAATGATCTCGCCCTCGATCGTCGTAACCGTACCTTTTTCCAGAAACTGGCGCACCCGCGCGCGTACTTTTCCCTCTTCCTTGATGACCGAATTGGGCAGCTTGCGTGGTACGAGCTGGCCTTTCACATCATAGGCCCGGTCGGCGAGGAAGAGGTTGAGCACTTTCAGACCGCAATCCAAGGCTGCCTTTTCGATCAGCATGTCCGGCATCGAAAAGACGATGAGATTGGGATCGACCGCCCTGATCTTTTTCATGATCCGTTCCGCAAGGACCGCATCGCGGTTGATCATGTTGCCCATGGCGGCATGGAAGCTGATATGGGAGAGCGCGACATCCTGCGCTTTCGCAATCGCCGAAAGCGCGCCGAGCTGGTAGAGAACCTGCTGTTCCATTTCTTCCGCATCGACGGGAATTTCGCGGCGGCCGAAGCCGAGACGGTCGGCAAGGCCGGGATGGGCGCCGACGCCGACGCCGTTCTGTTTGGCAAGACGCACCATGCGCGCCATCATTTCCGGGTCGCCGGCATGGAAGCCGCAGGCGATGTTCGCCGAAGAGACGACTTCCATAAGCTTCTCGTCGTCGCAAACCTTATAGACGCCAAAACCTTCGCCCATATCGGAATTAACATCGATCTTCATGGTTCCCTCTCCTTGTTCTTCAGGATTATCGTTTTGTCAGCGTGCCGAGTGCGGCGGTAACCAGCGGCAGGGTTCTGCGGATATCCGCGAAATAGGCGTCGATCGCCTGTTCGACCTCCAGCGCCTCGCGCACCGTTGCCTGCACGAAGCGGATGCGGCTGCCGATGCGGGCCTGGCCGAGCCGCCATAGATCGCTGTCAATGATACCAGCCATCTTGGGATAACCACCGGCCGTATTGGCGTCGCTCATCTGGATGATCGGCTCGCCGCTCGGCGGCACCTGAACCACGCCCGGAATGACACCGTAGGAACGTAATTCTACCGGTGCCGAAAGCGTCAGCGGCGTTCCGGCCAGCCGGTAGCCGGTGCGGTCGCTCTGTGAGGTGATTTTCCAGGCTTCCGACCAGAAACGTTCGGCGCTGTCGCCGAAAAGATCATGTTCGGCGGCTGGAATGGCTCTCAGCAGCAATTCGCCGGTGTCGGACACCGGAAACATGTCCGGCATCGCCTCGGCAAGCGGCATAAGGCCAAGGCCGCTTGCAGGCAGAGCGAGTGACTCGGATGGCAGAACGGGCAACCTGTCGCCAGTGGTGAGATGCCGTCCTTCGTGACCGCCGAAGGAGCCGCGAAGAGAAGTGCTGCGCGATCCCATCACCACTGGAACGTCGACGCCGCCCTGAAGGCAGAGATAGGCCCGCGCATTTTTCAGCGGGGTCGAAAGCTCGAGGATTTGACCCTTCTCGGCCCGCACACACCAGTAGGGTGGCAGATCCGCACCATCGAGCCTTGCGGCGCAGTCCGCGCCGGTTACCGCGAAGGTCAGCGCCTCTTCGAATTCGATGCGGAAAGGAAAGGTCTGGATTTCAATCGCCGCGGCCTCTTCGCCGTTGCCGGCGAGAAGATTGCCGACCCTCAGGGCAATCGGGTCCATCGCGCCCGTGGCGGTGATGCCGATATTGCGGTAACCCGCGCGGCCGAGATCCTGCACGGTGTTCAGCGGTCCGCAGGCAAGAATATGGATCATAGTTCGATCCTTTCGGGAAGGAAACGAACGCGGTCGCCGGGGGCAAGCACCGCCGGCTGTTCGGCCGTGGCATCGAACATGGTGATTTCGGTGAAACCCAGCGAATTCCAGCCGTTCGGCCCGGTCAGAACCGAGATGCCGGACTGCATGCCGCCGATCGTCACCATGCCCTTCAACATACGAAGCGAAGGGACTTTTTTGCGCGGCATGAAAATGCGTGGATCGAGACCGCCGAGATAACCGAAACCAGGCGCGCTGCCGACGGCGAAAACCGTATAGGTGCGCTCGAAGTGCAGGCGCACAACCTCCTTATCGGGTAGGCCGGAATAATCGCAGATCGCCGCAAGGTCGATGGCGTGTTCGCCGCCATAGATCGTGGGCACTTCGATGGTCTTGCCGAGAAGATCGAGCTCCGCCGTCTTTTGCCAGATGTCGAGAAGCTCGTCCTGCAGATGCCCGGCATCTTCAGGCGTGCCGCGCAGCACGATCAGCAGGTTGGTCATGCCGGGTATGAGTTCCAGCACCTCGGGGCGATCTTTCAGCGCGCGCGTCAGCGCCCAGATGCGCCGCTGGGCGGGAAGGTCCAGCTCGCCGGGCGCTTCGATCAGAAAGGTCCTGTTGCCGATCATCGAGATTTTCGGCAGGCCCAGATGGGCAGGGGTGAGGTGGGGCGTTTTCAGCGGGAGGTTGCTCATCGACGTCACCATCATGTTTCGGTCTTGAGAAGGGGGGAGCCATAGCCGACAAGCGCTCCGGCTTCCGTCACGATTTCGCTGACGGTGCCGGCTTTTTCGGCGATGACCGGAACAAGCACGGGTCCGACCGCGATGAATGCGACGATCTCGCTTTTCACTACGGATTGTCCTGCCTGAACCGCCCGGTCTGGGCGCTGCGGATGGGCGGCTGTGAAGATGCCGGCCATCGGTGCACGGGCAAGAATATCCCCCGCCTTTACCGGCGCTTTGTTCGTTTCAATGGGCCGCTCTCCGGCAGGGGCCTGGCCACCTGCCATGGCAACGATCTTCAATGACCCATCGGGGGTCTCTATCTCGATGGCGGAGACGTTGTTGCTCTCAAGGTGAGCGGCAAGATCGGCAATCGTGCCGGGTTCGGTGTAGCGGGATATGGAAACAGGCTGTCGCTTCACTTTGCACTCCGCGCTGCAAGCCAATGTTCGAGGTAATGAATATCCGTGCCGCCTTCGGAAAAGGCCGGGTCCTGCAATATTTCCCGGTGCAGCGGCAGGTTGGTGGAAACACCTTCGATGCGCATTTCGCCAAGCGCGCGCCGCATGCGCAGGATCGCCTGTTCGCGCGTCGGCGCGTGGACGATGAGCTTGGCAATCAGCGAATCGTAATGGGCGGAAACCCTGTAACCCGCCGTCACGTGGGTATCGACCCGCACGCCGGGGCCGCCCGGCAGGTGAAGGGCCGTTATCAAACCGGGGCAGGGAATGAAACTATAGGCGTCTTCGGCATTGATGCGGCATTCGATCGAATGGCCTTCGCAGACGATATCTTCCTGCGAAATCTCAAGCGGATGGCCGAGGGCGACGAGAAGCTGCTGGCGTACCAGATCCACGCCCGAGGTCATTTCCGTGACCGGATGTTCGACCTGCAGGCGGGTATTCATCTCGATGAAATAAAATTCGCCATTCTCGTAGAGAAATTCGAAGGTGCCGACACCGCGATAACCGATCTGGCGGCAGGCTTCGACACAGCGATTGCCGACGAAAGCCGCGACATCAGGCGGGATGCCGATGGCCGGGCCTTCTTCGACGACCTTCTGGTGCCGGCGCTGCATGGAACAGTCGCGCAGCCCCACCCAGACGCCGCCGCCCTGACCATCGCAGAGAACCTGAATTTCGACATGGCGCGGATGTTCGAGGAATTTCTCGATATAGAGTTCCGGCGTTCCGAAGGCCCGGCTTGCCTCCTCACGCGTGACGAGCACGGCGTCCTGAAGGGCGGAGGCCTCGCGCACGACACGCATGCCACGCCCGCCGCCGCCGCCGGCCGCCTTGACGATGACGGGATAACCGATTTCGGCGGCGATTTTCGCAACTTCCACGGCGTCATCCGGCAGGGCGGAATCAGGGCCGGGAACGCAGGGCACGCCGGCCTCCATCATCGCCCGCTTCGCCGCGATCTTGTCGCCCATTGTGCGGATGGCGTCGGCGCGCGGGCCGATGAAGACGGCTCCCGCCGCCTCCACGGCCTCCGAAAAAGACGCTCTTTCGGATAGAAAACCATAGCCCGGGTGAACCGCGCCAGCGCCGGTCAGCTCCATTGCGAGCAATATGGCCGGCGCGTTGAGATAGCTCTGGCCGGGCGAGGCCGGGCCGATGCAGATGGCGGTGTCGGCCGCCTTCAGATAATCCGCATCCTTATCGGCTTCCGAATAGACCATGACGGTCTTCAGGCCGAGTTCGCGGCAGGCGCGCTGCACGCGCAGTGCGATCTCGCCGCGATTGGCGATAAGGACGCTGTCGAATGCTCTTTGTTCGGCCGCTGCCTTTGGGAGTGTCGCATCCATCATTCGAACTCCAGCACTGGCTGTCCGAGTTCGACGTCTTCGCCGTCATTGGCGATAAATCTGGCGATCCTGCCGCTTCGTTCGGCCCTCACGGTGTTGAACACTTTCATCGCCTCGATGATGAAGAGTTCCTGTCCTTCCCTGACCTCATCGCCGATCTCGGCGAAAGGTGCCGCACCCGGGCTGGGGGCGCGATGGAAAAGACCGAATGACGGTGCTGCGACGATGCCGGATGACGCCGGCGCGGCTGCGGCGGATGCCGGCGCCTGTTCTTCGGCGCGGGGTGTCTCGGATGCCGTTTCGGCCACCGCAACGGGCCGGGGCTGAGATGATGGCGCCCGCAGTGAAACGGCATTGTTTTCGCGGATGATCCGGACCGTGGTTCCCTCCTGGCTCACGGTCAATTCGGATACTCGCGAAGAGCCGACGAACTCGATCAGTTTCTTGATCTTTTCCAGATCCATATTGGTTTCCAACGTCTTTTTTGTTCCCACGGCGGCAGGCGGGCGGAGCGGAATCCGCACCCTGTCCATCAGCAATAGCTACCATGGGGGCGGGATTGATGGGGTCAGACGAAGTTCCTATGGACACTGCTTTGCGGTTTGATATCCCGCCTTTGCGTGGTGAAACGGTTCAAAGACGTCCGAAGGAAACGAACCATGGATTCCCGCAAAGGCATTCTCCTCAAAATCTCCGCAGCGCTCGCTCTGGTGCTGATGGGCGCCTGCATCAGCGGCCTCCGGGGCGAGATACCCATCGGGCAGGTGGTCTTCTTCAGGTCGGCTGTGGCCATGCTGCCGCTCTGTCTGTGGATGGCGGTGCAGGGCGGTTTTCGAAGGCAGGTGGCAACCAGCCATATTGGCGGCCATCTGGTGCGAAGTTTTTCCGGCACCGGCGGCATGGTCTTCAGCTATCTGGCGCTCGCCTATATTCCGCTGGCTGACGCGACGGCCATCAGCTACGCGACACCGCTCTTCACCGTCATTCTGGCGGTGCTGCTTCTCAAGGAAGTTGTCAGGATTTATCGCTGGACAGCAGTGGTCGTCGGGCTCTGCGGCATCGTGCTGATCCTGTCGCCGCATTTTTCCTTCGATGTTTCGGATGTCGCTTCCGGTTCCGGCGTCGCGATGCTCGGCGGCCTGTTCGGCCTGGCGGCGGCTTTTTTCTCCGCCATATCGATGATCCAGATCCGGCATTTGACGCAGACGGAAAATACCGGCGCGATCATCTTCTATTTCACCCTGCTCACAACCGTCATTGGTTTCGCGAGCATCGGCATGGGCTGGACAATGCCGACCGCGTGGCAATGGACCCTGCTGATCGGCACCGGTCTCATTGGCGGAACCGCGCAGATACTGGTGACGCTCAGCCTGCGCTATGCGGAAGCTTCGCTGCTGGCGCCGTTCGATTACACGACGATGATCTGGGCGCTGTTGATCGGTTACACCTTCATGGATCAGGTGCCGGCCCTGACGACCATTCTCGGAGCCTCAATCGTGGTTGCCGCTGGCCTGTTCACGCTGTGGCGGGAAAGGCGGCTGCACAAAAAGCGGGTCACGGAACAGCTGACGCTGTCGGCTCCCTGACGGCCTGTTTCGCCAGCCGGTTTTCGCGCCACATGGCGAAAAGCCCGGCGGCGATGACCGTCAGCGCGCCTGCGATCGTTGCGCCCGTCGGCACTTCGGCCATGAAGAGATAGCCTAGCGCGATCGCCCATATCATCGTCGTATAGTCGAAGGGCGCCAGCAGCGAAGCCTGGGCATGGCGCAGGCTGAGCGTCATGGTGATCTGGCCGATGCCGCCGGCAAGGCCGCCGCCGGCGAGCAGCAGGAACTGGTGAAAATCCGGCATCTTCCATCCGAATCCGAGCGTGGCGAGGCCGGCCACCACACCCGTCAGCGTATAGATGAGTACGATGCGCGATGGTTTTTCGATACTGTTCAGATGGCGGACGGCGATGGAGGAAAAGGCCGCGCAAAGCGCACCGGTCAGCGCCAGTGCGGTTCCGATCATCGCGACCCTGTCGATTTGGGCCGGGCCTGAGGCGGCATCGAAGATCAGTTTCGGCGAGAGCGTGATGAAGACGCCGATGAAACCGGTGAGCACGGCGGACCAGCGGTATATCCGCACTTTTTCGCCTAGAAGCAGCGCCGCCAGCATGATGGTGAAAAGCGGTGTCGTGTAGCTCAGCACCGTCACATTCACCAGCGGCAGATAGGCGAGTGCCAGAAAGCCGAAGAACATGCCGCCAAGCCCGGCCGAACTGCCCGCGAGCAGGCGGCCGATATTCCTCGCGGCCGGCACGCTTATCCGCTCCGAGGAGGCGATGAACCAGAGACAGAGGGGAATGAGGGCAAAAAATCCCCGGCAGAAGACGACTTCGCCGACGGGTATCGCCCCGTCCAGGCCCTTCACGCAGGCGGACATGACTGTAAAAGCCAGCATGGCCGTCAGCTTGAGCAAAATTCCGGTTTTAGGATTCATCCCGCTCCCCATCGCAGCCAGGACCGTGTCATGGGGAAGACATTGAGAAAAGCCTTAGCCGGCTGTCATAAGAATCTTGTCTTACCCCATCACTCCCTTGAAGACCGGCAGGACCCAGCACGGCGCTTTTCCCCCTAGGCCACCGCGGTGATTTGGTGTCATGATCGCATTTCTAACCGGCGGGAGGTTTAAGCGGGCATGTTGGATTTGCGTAGGCTGCGATATCTGGTCGCGATCGCCGATTGCGGCTCCATGTCGGCGGCGGCGCGGCAATTGGGGATAGCCCAGCCGGCGCTTAGCCACCACATCACGGAACTGGAACGGCTGGTGGGTTTTCCCGTGTTGCACCGGCTGGCGCGCGGCGTGAAGGCGACGGAAAAGGGTGAAGTCCTGCTTTCCCATGCGCGGGAGATTACCGAGAAGGTGCGGCAGGCGGAAGCGGAAATCCGGGCCATGGCTTATCTGGACGAGCGGGTGATCCGGCTGAGCCTCATTCCCTCCTGGGCCACAGCCTTTGCGCCGAGCATCATCAGCGAGGTTGCCGCTTCGATGCCCAAGGTGTCGCTGCGGCTGATAGAGGCGCGCAATGATGAATCCCTGCGGCTCATCCGTCTCGGCAAGGTGGATATGGCCGTTGCGCTGGTGGGAGCGGAGGACAAGGCCGACGACCTCATCGTCAAGGAGAGCCTGTTTGCCGTTTCTTCAAGGCCTATCGGCCGGTCAATCCCGCTTGAGGCTGCGGCAGGGCTTAACCTGATCCTGCCGCCGAAGGACAATCCGCTGCGTATATCGATCGACGAGGCCGCTGCCCGTGCCGGTATTACACTGAATGTCACCATGGAGATCGACGGGCAGGATACGATCAAACGCGCCGTCAGCGCCGGTATTGGCGCGACGATCCTGTCATGGAATTCGGTGCAGCAGGAGCAGGAGGCCGGTCAGCTTCAGGCCGCTCATATTACCGAGCCCGTCATTTATCGCTCCATCCATTTGCTGAAGGGCAGGGAGGTGGATGAGCGAACGTTCAGGCTGTTCCGCGACCTGTTGCGGGCGGTTGCAAGACGCGAACCGGCATCCAACCCATAAACAATATGTATGGGTAAATTGAAAACTCGGTATTTGTATTGTTGATGGCTTCTTCCTAGCCTCCCCGTTGAAAGCGTATCGGGGAGGAAAAGATATGCGTTTGAAAACATCTCTGTTTGGCATGCTGGCAGCGGCGGGAATGCTGGCTGCGGGAGGGGCGGCGGCGGAATATCCGGAGCGGCCGGTGACGCTCGTCATCGGTTATCCGGCCGGCGGCGGCACCGATATCCAGTCGCGGGCGCTGGTGCCCTATCTTGAAAAATATCTCGGCACATCCGTCGTGGTGGAAAACCGCGAAGGTGCCGGCGGATTGATCGGCGCGACCTATATCGCCAATGCGAAACCTGACGGGTACACCATCGGGGCGCTGAATTTCCCGTCCATGTATTCGCCGATCGTGCAGGGCAATGCCAGCTACAAGGAAGACGCCTTCACGCCGCTCGCAAACCAGATCGGTGGCGATCTGGCGCTGACCGTCAACAAGGTGTCGCCGATCAAGACCGCCAAAGAATTCGTCGAGGCGGCCAAGGCGAACCCGGTCGTCGTCGGTGTGACGGGCATAGGCCATCCGAGCCAGATCACTGCCTTGCTGTTTGAGGATGCGGCGGGTGTGAAGCTCAATTTCGTGCCCTTCAATGGTGGCGGGCCGGCGCGGCTTGCCATGCTCGGCAACCACGTCACACTCGGTTTCATGAACCTCAACGAGGTCTTCGCCGACAACCGTTCCGGCGCACTTCGTGTA is a genomic window containing:
- a CDS encoding ABC transporter ATP-binding protein, with translation MKSVEVRLERLTKHYGGQVVAVDDVSLTVKAGEILALLGPSGCGKTTCLRMIAGLVDPTSGEIVVGGKPTTRTPVHRRNVGMLFQNYALFPHMTVAENVAFGLEMRGISKADREGRVKQALDLVQLHAFGDRLPVQLSGGQQQRVALARALVIEPSMLLLDEPLGALDKGLRESMQVEIRSLQQRLGLTTIMVTHDQDEALTMADQIAVMRDGNLEQIAPAGEIYQKPLTRFVAGFIGASNFFEATVEERRGRSARLVTGSGVRLDVDDMGAVQGDKVVVTVRPEAVSVSPLATDSAESPGNSTTARVEQVVYRGFMLHYYLRLDNGEPMIAYRQTQTEGFTNAVSAAGDRVRLSWTSDSNHVIQLN
- a CDS encoding 5-oxoprolinase subunit PxpA; the encoded protein is MKIDVNSDMGEGFGVYKVCDDEKLMEVVSSANIACGFHAGDPEMMARMVRLAKQNGVGVGAHPGLADRLGFGRREIPVDAEEMEQQVLYQLGALSAIAKAQDVALSHISFHAAMGNMINRDAVLAERIMKKIRAVDPNLIVFSMPDMLIEKAALDCGLKVLNLFLADRAYDVKGQLVPRKLPNSVIKEEGKVRARVRQFLEKGTVTTIEGEIIPVRARSILVHSDTPGSLELARTVRSEVEACGGSVVPAREVVD
- a CDS encoding biotin-dependent carboxyltransferase family protein translates to MIHILACGPLNTVQDLGRAGYRNIGITATGAMDPIALRVGNLLAGNGEEAAAIEIQTFPFRIEFEEALTFAVTGADCAARLDGADLPPYWCVRAEKGQILELSTPLKNARAYLCLQGGVDVPVVMGSRSTSLRGSFGGHEGRHLTTGDRLPVLPSESLALPASGLGLMPLAEAMPDMFPVSDTGELLLRAIPAAEHDLFGDSAERFWSEAWKITSQSDRTGYRLAGTPLTLSAPVELRSYGVIPGVVQVPPSGEPIIQMSDANTAGGYPKMAGIIDSDLWRLGQARIGSRIRFVQATVREALEVEQAIDAYFADIRRTLPLVTAALGTLTKR
- the pxpB gene encoding 5-oxoprolinase subunit PxpB, which translates into the protein MMVTSMSNLPLKTPHLTPAHLGLPKISMIGNRTFLIEAPGELDLPAQRRIWALTRALKDRPEVLELIPGMTNLLIVLRGTPEDAGHLQDELLDIWQKTAELDLLGKTIEVPTIYGGEHAIDLAAICDYSGLPDKEVVRLHFERTYTVFAVGSAPGFGYLGGLDPRIFMPRKKVPSLRMLKGMVTIGGMQSGISVLTGPNGWNSLGFTEITMFDATAEQPAVLAPGDRVRFLPERIEL
- a CDS encoding biotin/lipoyl-containing protein translates to MKRQPVSISRYTEPGTIADLAAHLESNNVSAIEIETPDGSLKIVAMAGGQAPAGERPIETNKAPVKAGDILARAPMAGIFTAAHPQRPDRAVQAGQSVVKSEIVAFIAVGPVLVPVIAEKAGTVSEIVTEAGALVGYGSPLLKTET
- the accC gene encoding acetyl-CoA carboxylase biotin carboxylase subunit, whose product is MMDATLPKAAAEQRAFDSVLIANRGEIALRVQRACRELGLKTVMVYSEADKDADYLKAADTAICIGPASPGQSYLNAPAILLAMELTGAGAVHPGYGFLSERASFSEAVEAAGAVFIGPRADAIRTMGDKIAAKRAMMEAGVPCVPGPDSALPDDAVEVAKIAAEIGYPVIVKAAGGGGGRGMRVVREASALQDAVLVTREEASRAFGTPELYIEKFLEHPRHVEIQVLCDGQGGGVWVGLRDCSMQRRHQKVVEEGPAIGIPPDVAAFVGNRCVEACRQIGYRGVGTFEFLYENGEFYFIEMNTRLQVEHPVTEMTSGVDLVRQQLLVALGHPLEISQEDIVCEGHSIECRINAEDAYSFIPCPGLITALHLPGGPGVRVDTHVTAGYRVSAHYDSLIAKLIVHAPTREQAILRMRRALGEMRIEGVSTNLPLHREILQDPAFSEGGTDIHYLEHWLAARSAK
- the accB gene encoding acetyl-CoA carboxylase biotin carboxyl carrier protein; its protein translation is MDLEKIKKLIEFVGSSRVSELTVSQEGTTVRIIRENNAVSLRAPSSQPRPVAVAETASETPRAEEQAPASAAAAPASSGIVAAPSFGLFHRAPSPGAAPFAEIGDEVREGQELFIIEAMKVFNTVRAERSGRIARFIANDGEDVELGQPVLEFE
- a CDS encoding DMT family transporter — its product is MDSRKGILLKISAALALVLMGACISGLRGEIPIGQVVFFRSAVAMLPLCLWMAVQGGFRRQVATSHIGGHLVRSFSGTGGMVFSYLALAYIPLADATAISYATPLFTVILAVLLLKEVVRIYRWTAVVVGLCGIVLILSPHFSFDVSDVASGSGVAMLGGLFGLAAAFFSAISMIQIRHLTQTENTGAIIFYFTLLTTVIGFASIGMGWTMPTAWQWTLLIGTGLIGGTAQILVTLSLRYAEASLLAPFDYTTMIWALLIGYTFMDQVPALTTILGASIVVAAGLFTLWRERRLHKKRVTEQLTLSAP
- a CDS encoding DMT family transporter, which codes for MGSGMNPKTGILLKLTAMLAFTVMSACVKGLDGAIPVGEVVFCRGFFALIPLCLWFIASSERISVPAARNIGRLLAGSSAGLGGMFFGFLALAYLPLVNVTVLSYTTPLFTIMLAALLLGEKVRIYRWSAVLTGFIGVFITLSPKLIFDAASGPAQIDRVAMIGTALALTGALCAAFSSIAVRHLNSIEKPSRIVLIYTLTGVVAGLATLGFGWKMPDFHQFLLLAGGGLAGGIGQITMTLSLRHAQASLLAPFDYTTMIWAIALGYLFMAEVPTGATIAGALTVIAAGLFAMWRENRLAKQAVREPTASAVP
- a CDS encoding LysR family transcriptional regulator, with product MLDLRRLRYLVAIADCGSMSAAARQLGIAQPALSHHITELERLVGFPVLHRLARGVKATEKGEVLLSHAREITEKVRQAEAEIRAMAYLDERVIRLSLIPSWATAFAPSIISEVAASMPKVSLRLIEARNDESLRLIRLGKVDMAVALVGAEDKADDLIVKESLFAVSSRPIGRSIPLEAAAGLNLILPPKDNPLRISIDEAAARAGITLNVTMEIDGQDTIKRAVSAGIGATILSWNSVQQEQEAGQLQAAHITEPVIYRSIHLLKGREVDERTFRLFRDLLRAVARREPASNP
- a CDS encoding tripartite tricarboxylate transporter substrate binding protein; amino-acid sequence: MRLKTSLFGMLAAAGMLAAGGAAAEYPERPVTLVIGYPAGGGTDIQSRALVPYLEKYLGTSVVVENREGAGGLIGATYIANAKPDGYTIGALNFPSMYSPIVQGNASYKEDAFTPLANQIGGDLALTVNKVSPIKTAKEFVEAAKANPVVVGVTGIGHPSQITALLFEDAAGVKLNFVPFNGGGPARLAMLGNHVTLGFMNLNEVFADNRSGALRVLATSGTERSPLSPDVPTFKEAGYDVQFSLLAGFGAPKGLPADVEAKLVDAFQKALKDPDYLADARKRELTTLPLTQAEFAEALKKGNANLAELWKSKPWTK